The genomic DNA GGTGTGCTGATCGCGACGTTGTACGCGCTGGTGCACGCCGCCCTGCAACGCCCAGATGCCTATCCGGCCGTCGACAAACTGACCAAGCCGGTGTGGCTGATCATCCTGGGCGTCGCACTGCTGCTGGCCGTGGTGATGGGCCCTGGGTTCGGCTCGGCCATCGCCGCCTGCGCCGCGGGGGTCTACCTGGTAGATGTACGGCCCAAACTGCTTGAGATCCAAGGAAAGTCGCGCTAGCTCGATGTCACGTTCCGTCGCTGCCGTGGCAGCTTGCGCTCTCGTGTCCGCCACCGTGCTCCTGGCCCCGCCCGCGCAGGCCAGCCCGTATGTCTCCCATGTGGAATGGGCCAAGTGGGGTGACCTGTCCAGCCTGCGGGTGTATCCGACCACGGTCGGACGCTCCGGCTCGGGGATCGGGCACCGCACCGTGGGCGAGGCGGCCTGGGCCGAGGTGCTCGCCTTGTCGCCCGACGCCGACCTGCCCGGAATGCGTGATCAGTTTCTGTGTCACTGGGCCTTCGCCGAACTCCTGGAGCCCGGCAAGGTCAGCTGGAATCTGGAGCCCTGGCGTCCGGAGGTCAGTGAGGCCGAGCTGTATGAGGCCAACTGCAATCCCGGCGGCAGCGAGGAGCCGTTCTGATGGGCTGGACCCGAGAACAGGTGTCCGCGCTGATCGACCACACGCTGCTCAAGCCGGAAGCCGGCCCCGCGGACGTGGCGGCTCTGGTGGCCGAGGGGCACGCGCTGGGTGTCTACGCGGTCTGCGTGTCACCGTCGCTGGTGTCCACCGCAGTGGGTCCACTGCCGGTGGCCACCGTCGCCGGATTCCCGTCCGGTAAACACGCCTCCGAGATCAAAGCCGCCGAGGCCAGGCTCGCCGTACGCGACGGCGCCGCCGAAGTGGACATGGTGATCGACGTCGGGGCCGCGCTGGCTGGTGACACTGCCGCCGTGCAGGCCGACATCGCAGAGGTTCGCGCCGCCATCCCCGATGCAGTGCTCAAGGTGATCGTCGAGTCTGCGGTGCTGCTCAGCCTCGCCGACGCCGACACCCTGGCCGCGGTCTGCCGGGCCGCAGAGGCGGCCGGTGCGGATTTTGTGAAGACATCAACGGGCTTCCACCCGGCCGGCGGCGCGTCCGTGCCCGCCGTCTCGGTCATGGCCGACACCGTGGGAGGCCGCCTCGGCATCAAGGCCAGCGGCGGCATCCGTACGGCGGCCGCCGCGGTGGCCCTGCTGGACGCCGGGGCCACCCGGCTGGGGTTGTCGGCCTCACGCGACGTGCTCGACGGGCTCTGACTCTCTACAGCCCGGACAGGCAGGGATCCTGGCCGCCGCCGGGAATGCTCGATTCCGACACGGTGAACTGACTGGTCACGCCAGAATCGGTGACCTGCACGTCCTGCAGGTTGATCGCCACCGGGTAGTTCTTGGTGAGCTCACCGGTGAAGACGTCCAGCGCCGGCTGCACGGTCTCGCGGGGCAGGGTGAACCCGAGACCGCTGACCTGCAGCACCTCCAGCGCCAGCCCGCCGTTGACGCTGGTGGGTTTGGCCGTGATGCTGCCGAGGGCGCCCTCGAGGGTGATGGTGCCGTCGTTCGTGTTGGTGGTGACGTCGGAGACGATGCCGCCGAAGAGCGGGATGAGACCCTGCACCGTCTGCTTGATGCCCTCGGCACTCCAGGTGACGTTGCCGACCATCGAGCCGATGGTGCCGCCGGAGTTGCCGCTGTCCTCCAGCCGGACGTCCTTGATGTCCAGGGTCACCTTCATCCCCTTGGCGTCGCGAACCTGGTTGCCCGCGGTCTCGATGGAGATGTTGGTGTAGTGGCCGGTCATGTGCTGCCACAAGAACGGCGGCATGACGCCGAACGACGCGGTGGCCTGGTCTTTGACGATGCAGGCGATCGCGCTGCTCACCACGTCGTCGGCGCGCTTGCGGGCGTAGAGCTCACCGCCGACCAGACCGGCCGCGGCCAAGGCCACCACGATGACGAGCACCAGCACCAGCGACAGCGGGTCCTTAAGCCAGCCCAGGATGCCGCGGTCGTCGTCGTGGTCGTCAGGCGGTGGCGGAGTCTGGCCGGTCGGCCCGCCCGTCTGGGGGTACCACTGCGCCGACGCCTGCGTGGGGTCGTCCATCGGGCCCTGCGGACCGGGCCGCTGGGTTGGGATGTACTGCGTGTTCGGCTCCTGCGGAGCCTGACGCGGGATGCGCTCGGTGGGTGGGGTGTGCGGCGGGCCCTGCGGGGGGCGGCCCCACGGCGACTGGTCGCCGGGGCCCTGTGGCGGATTCGTCACTGTCGGGATTCTGCCTTACTCAGCTGTGCGACCTCGGATCGGTTTCGCAGAACGGCCAGCGCGTCGCGGGCCTTGTCCACGGTGGCGGTGTCGATGTCGCAGGTCAGCAGCTGTGGATCGGCGCCCGCGGTGACCACCGGTTCACCGTACGGTGACACCGCCACGCTGCCGCCCACGCCGGTGGGTCCGGTGGCGGCAACCGCGTCACCCGGATAGGCCTGATCCACCGCGGCGATGTAGCCGGCGGTGTCCAGCGCCCG from Mycolicibacterium tokaiense includes the following:
- a CDS encoding DUF2516 family protein, which gives rise to MLQGVAGLVLYAVHVGVLIATLYALVHAALQRPDAYPAVDKLTKPVWLIILGVALLLAVVMGPGFGSAIAACAAGVYLVDVRPKLLEIQGKSR
- a CDS encoding DUF2599 domain-containing protein; amino-acid sequence: MSRSVAAVAACALVSATVLLAPPAQASPYVSHVEWAKWGDLSSLRVYPTTVGRSGSGIGHRTVGEAAWAEVLALSPDADLPGMRDQFLCHWAFAELLEPGKVSWNLEPWRPEVSEAELYEANCNPGGSEEPF
- the deoC gene encoding deoxyribose-phosphate aldolase, with translation MGWTREQVSALIDHTLLKPEAGPADVAALVAEGHALGVYAVCVSPSLVSTAVGPLPVATVAGFPSGKHASEIKAAEARLAVRDGAAEVDMVIDVGAALAGDTAAVQADIAEVRAAIPDAVLKVIVESAVLLSLADADTLAAVCRAAEAAGADFVKTSTGFHPAGGASVPAVSVMADTVGGRLGIKASGGIRTAAAAVALLDAGATRLGLSASRDVLDGL
- a CDS encoding LmeA family phospholipid-binding protein: MTNPPQGPGDQSPWGRPPQGPPHTPPTERIPRQAPQEPNTQYIPTQRPGPQGPMDDPTQASAQWYPQTGGPTGQTPPPPDDHDDDRGILGWLKDPLSLVLVLVIVVALAAAGLVGGELYARKRADDVVSSAIACIVKDQATASFGVMPPFLWQHMTGHYTNISIETAGNQVRDAKGMKVTLDIKDVRLEDSGNSGGTIGSMVGNVTWSAEGIKQTVQGLIPLFGGIVSDVTTNTNDGTITLEGALGSITAKPTSVNGGLALEVLQVSGLGFTLPRETVQPALDVFTGELTKNYPVAINLQDVQVTDSGVTSQFTVSESSIPGGGQDPCLSGL